The DNA sequence AACTGAGCGACTCTCATTGCCGCTTTCTCCTGCTCTTCAAGActaaaaagatggaaaaaatcCCCAACGTAGATGATGTTCATCTTTCCAGCCAGCTCTACAAGTGGAGAAGAATCGTCAAAGACGTCAGCCGCTATAAATGTAGTTTGCAGCCGATCTTTGTCTTTAAATAGTTCGTAGCCGATGGACAGAAAGTCGCCCCAAAGGTCGGAGCCGTATGTATTGACAGAAGGCGCGCCGTCGTGGACAAGTTGACGAATCTCTTGaccaaagcagcagcctaaATCCATGAATTTTTCGCCATTTTTTACTCGATCCAAGACTTCTAGATACACATCCGTAGTCTTCATGATTAGGTCCAAGAAGCGGTACCGTCTGATGCATGGATAAGGTCGCTAAAACAGGTTAGTATTTGTGATATGGGGCATGGGGCAATGAGGCTGTTTTACCACTTGTAGAGCCTTTGTTTGCTGTTAAACGTTAGCTAAATGAGTATTAATAGAggataatatatactttaaacTTACAATTAACTCAACATGATTCTTGACATCTTCGTTGGGAATTCCGCTGTACTCGTGCAGCAGTTTCCGCCCGGAGTCGAGATCGTACATCTCGAATggatcttcttcattttgagCTGTTTTGCTGGACATAATTGCGCTTCTACTGATTGCAAGTTTTACATTGTAAGTCCAAAATGGAAGTAGGCCTCGGAGGTTTAAATGCTGATATCAGAACCTGCGTTTTCGATATTTCGCTCTGAGTCAAAAGTTCAGCCCGTAGGCAACAATGTAGCCTTGCACCTATGTACCTAGTAGTTAGGctaaaaagggaaagaggcGCGGGGAGGTTTGCAATGGCTGCAAAAGATCATCCATTGCCTATTAGTTTCGCTTTTGGATAAGAATATTCGTGCTTTTCATAAACAAACTATGAAACTTGGCAATGCTAGTcaatttattaaaagattatactATTGCCCCCGAAGCTTACAGCTATTACGTAGAGCAAATCCCGATTTATTGCCACCAATATACAGGGCTATCTTGCACTTCTCAGCACTGCTCAACTAAGTAATTTTCTACGATCGGCAAATACATAATTAGTTGATTCTCTGGCGGCTATGAGACATATGGGGTTGACATTACGCTATATACAAGGTCCCTGCTAGGATTATTGCATAAGCTATATAACCCATATTGTAAGAGCGCGGTGTTGCTTTACGATGATAGTCTCTCGCAACCTAACCCCACTCGCAAATATTTATTTTCAGCCTCAACTTGTCATCTCCGATTGAGACTCTTTGTTTCCCTAGAATACCTGTATGCCTCGGCCGCGGTAGAGTTGCTCTACCAACAAAGGAAAAATGGattctctcatctttcgTGCCTTGATGGGCCTCAGTTTCCCTCAAGACTCCCGGGAAGAGGTACAATCCGAATCCTCAGTTATCAAGATCCAGATTGACCCTGTGGGATCATCAGAGGATATGATTTGCGTCGAAAGCCTGGAACAGTCCCAACGCGGCATTGACCGTATCGTTGGGCGTTTCGTCCCAAAGAATAAGTTCAAATCACCACCCGAAATAGTGGAAAACTCCGCCACCGGATTCCGAGCAGCCACCCGTCAGTGGAGGGACGCCAATCCAAGACCTTGGTGCATACTAGAAGGATATCATATTTTCGACTCTGGTCTTTCCAAGTCAACCATTGTATCGAAAGCCTTTCGATATATGAAGAAGGAATTGGCCGAAATTTCTGGGCAGTCAGATTTGCTCTGGAGGCGGACTGTTAGAAGGCTGCAACTGGAGAGCGACCACGACGGAGTACTAAGAGGTATGCGATAGCCATCTTTCTCGTGCGCCCGACCTGTTTCTATAAGGTGGCTGATCGATTTCAGCATTAATTGTATGCGAGACGTATTCCGCGAAATCAGTTGCCACCAAGATCAGAAATAACTCGCTCCTTTTAGCACCCACAAAGCGATTCTTGACAGAATTTAGACAACTTGGTGAAATATACCGCCCGCGTAGGACGAGCCGCAATCTTGAGCAAATCTttcaactccaactccacCATGCCAACCTGAACCTATTTTCAGACTTCTTACAGAGCTTCGCAACAGACTATGCCGCTCCTCGCATGTTTATGTTTGACTCTCGGGAAGTCGAACTGCGGCGCTGGAatctcaaggccatcatgacGGACTCCCATCTCTATAGGCAATTCTCAAGCCTTGGCGCCGAACTGACGACTACCACCGAGTCGCTACTTGACATTGTCTTAGCCCTAGAGGACAGCGCAAGGCAGGATGTTACAGAGCTGACAGTTTTGGGTGCTGAGATCCGGGGCTGTAGCAAGGACATCATGACGCGTCTCAGCAGATTGTCAGACGATCTGGACCACAACCTTCAGCTACTTAGACTGTCCAAGGATATGAACCAGTCGGGCAACGTCCAAATGTTAACGCTGTTAGCCACAATTTTCCTGCCTCTGTCCCTATCAGCCGGCGTCCTCAGCATGCAGTCGCGCTTTAAAGACTTGGGCGACCTGCTGTACGATTTCTTCGGCGTTGTGGTTCTCCTTGGGGCGGGGGGTTGCACTTTTGGTAACGGTTatgcttttattttcctcGATGAAAGAACTGGAGAGCAGACTCTTCAAGTACCATTGGTACAAGGCCATACTACGTCCTGTAATCTTGCTAACGATATCTGGCATCACGTTCACACTGGGCGCCCTCGTGCTGGCATCTTTTCTGGTGGGCATGTTCAAGGACGTGGTACTTGGAGCAAAGATTCTGGGCTACGGAATCGCCGCGGCGATTGGCGCATTGGTGGTGATTCCATATGGAACTCTTTTGGTGTTCTGGTTTCCTAATTTATGGGAGTTCGGAgggtcgaagaagaagaagcaaagcgaTGTCGAGAGTGAGccgaaaggaaaagaagctgctgcagatggctCTCAGGAAGCAGGCGTTACAATACAAGCTGATCTCAATGGCGTAGATGACAGCTCTACGCCGCCAGCTGCgcgtgctggagatgagTCTCCAGAAAAGAGCATCCCCAATGTGACAGAGGTAGGGCCATAAATTTAATATGTTATATATGAATTGATCCTCGATGGCGATATTAAATAGCTTTTATCATCATGACATTCAAGCTAGAGTCACTGATAACAATACTTGTATTCTCAGTTAATTTTATAGCGTCAATGGGCGCAATCAAACCCCGCATCCTAGATAATCCTGCGATTAAATTCTGCCTAGAAATTGCGCAGGAACTTTTGTCTCGTAGATAGACGTGAAAGGCGTGAAATTGGATACTCTCTTTTCAGGCAGCCGAATTCCATCTAAGGCAACATAAAATAGATACGCGCGTACTGTTATCTGCGTGTGCTTAACTAGGCATACAAATAGCGAGACGCCTACATATATTGGTTCCCAATCCCCTCTGAGCTTCATAACAGAGACATCATTTTATTTACCATTGACGTTTCTTATCATCCTTGGAAAAAGGCTGGCAAAATGTCTGGCTCACCATTCAACGTCTTGACTACAAACGCCGTCGATCTGCAGCGCCTCCTAGCAGAAAATAAACTCACCAGCGTGGAAATTGTCCAGCACTACTTTGAACAGATTGATCGCCATGAGCCATTTCTCAACGCTCTCATTTCCGCTGCGCCCCGAGATAAGGTGTTGAGCGCCGCTGCAGCACTGGATGAAGAGCGTAAGAATGGCAAAACCCGTAGCGCTTTTCACGGCATTCCTATTGTCCTCAAGGTTGGCATAATCATAAATGAGCATCCTGTATGATGTTGGCAAAGGCTAATTTGGCTGCAGGATAGTTTCATAACTGCTGATGACCTTGGCATGAGCACTACTTTGGGATCATGGGCCTTTGTCGGAGCCAAAGGAGCGAAGAACTCTGCAATCGCGCAGCTGCTCATAGACGCTGGTCTGATTATCTTGGGAAAGGGCAACATGACTGTGAGATACTATTTAAGCAATTCTTTTACCTGGCTAACACGACACCATGGCAGGAATTCGCCGGCATGAAAATGACAACCATCATGTCGGGTTGGTCGAGCCACGGTGGCCAAACGCTGTCACCCTACGTCggcgagattgaagaaaacgAGAAATTAATAGGGCACTCTGTCAGTATATCTGCTAATGCGGTTCTCTAATCTGTCTAATAGATGATGCTCATACAAACTAGGCTCCAGGAGGATCTTCCACCGGTTCTGCCGTCGCTGTAGCCGCAGGCTTCAGCCCACTCGCAATGGGAACGGAAACAATTGGATCCATCGTCACTCCATCGACTCGCAACGGCCTATACGCTCTCAAACTGACACATGGCACTCTGGATACAACCGGTGTCTACGCCTTATCAGAGTTTTTCGATTGCGTGGGGCCAATGGCAAAAAGCGCCGCAGACGTACGCCTGATGGCTGAGATCTTGTTAAAGCGCACCTTTGATACTGCCAAGTTTGGGACTTGGGAAGGGTTGTCTGTTGGATTCCTCGATCCTCGCGCGTGGACAATAGGTGAGGAAATGTGTCCCCAGCACGAAGGAACGGCAGAGCAAATGGTAAGCCGAGGCCATCTCGAATCTACGGCGTGTAGTACTAACTACTGTCCCAGGTAGAAGAATACGAAGCAGTCGTTGAACTTCTCAAAAAGAGCGGATGTGCCTTGAAGTATCCTGCCGAGATTGCAGGCGTCGAAGGCTTGACCGTAGATGGAGAGCCCGCCATTATGCCAATCGCATGTAAGTACGGGGCCACCGCATAATGTACATAGTGGCGTCAACTGATTCGATGGCGTAGTTTGGGAATTTAAAAACGCATGCATGCCCCGATTTATCGACTCGTTTGACGAATGTCCCGTCAAGAGCGTCGAAGACATTGTTACATTTAATCGAGAGAATAGCGAGAAAGCTTTGCCCCCCCGTGAGTTCTGCTGGCCTCGGCTTTTTCTAGTCACTAATCATGACAACCATAGCATATACGGAGCAAAACGATCTTGAAAAATCTCTCACTTTCAACGATAAGCCGGAGAAGATTGAGTCCTTGAAGAGCAGATTCCGCCCTGTTGGACAGCAAATCATCAACGACGCTTTCGATACGCAAGGACTAAACATTATTGTGGCGCCTGGAGATAGTTCACTCTGTATACacgccgctgcagcaggtAAATAGAGCCCCTGTATGTCATCATTGATGTTATTAACCTCCATGATAGGCTATCCCATCGCCACCGCGCCAGTCGGACAGCTGCGATACAACGGACGGCCATTCGGCTTGAGTTTTCTAGCTAGGGCAAACGATGAGGTATCATTATTGCGTTTCATGGCGGCATACGAGGCAGTGGCTGCAGTTCGCCCTGTGCCGAATAATCTGGGTCCTCTGCCATAAAAAATAATCGTGGCCCAAAGAGGAGAGCATTATCATTTGGACTTGGCCATAATTCATCCACTCCCCTCCATATTAGCACATGCAAAATGAAACATGATATATATCgttaatatactttaacttttaaccTCTTCATCCACTTGACCGTTCGCGTATTGAGCAATGTTCAATAGTACGCCACCGCGAAGTCTCAACTTGTACCATGTCGACTATGCTGTCACTCTTGAGACATTGAAGTCCATCATGTTGCTCATCTAGAATGTTCCCAGCAACCCTTGTGGGCGGCCCCATCAGCCACTTAGCCACATCGCCATACCCGGTCTCTAATTATATCATCGAATCACATGTTCAGCCCTGACTCCGACATTGTACAGAAAAAGTTAGAGCAGCACTAGATACGACAAGGCGTTTTTAGTCCATACTAACGCGAGTATCCGTCGAGTCGCCTAGGAAGAGAGGTTATCGTTATGCTTACTGCTAAATGACAGTCGTCTGTTCTTTAAGAATGCATAAACTTACTAATATGTGCCAGGACAGCTGTCAATCAGTAGTGTCAGAGATCGTTACATATGCCAGACACCTTTTATTTATATCTTCTATGCCCCTAACTGAAACTTTGCTACTCCGGAATGGCAAGGAGACAAAACGCTACATGTGCTAAGTCCCAGATACATTTAGCTCAGGTACGTCTAAGCCTTCTGTTCGGACCTCCACCCACGACATAGCAGCGCAACCTGGCAAAACTCGCCTGCAAACGATCCGAATTCAGACACAGAATGGGTATACATCTCTCTTGCATGAAACCTTGGGCAACAATGTGCGGAGCATGACACTGTTCCTACCTCTAAGCGTGGCCATTGAGTTTAAGATATCAGACCAATCAGAGATACAAATCGAAGAGATGCAAATGGACAGAAATGCAGCCAGGCCCGGGTCGACATCATGCAGAAATGTCTGCCCATTCCCCGTTCAATCTCAAAGCATTGCTCATCACCATAGCATCTTCACACATGGCATCCTAACTCACCattccatctcatcatgCATCTCAACATGCATCACCCAATCCTTCTCAGCGCATTCATAAGCATTGCATCCTCTCTCCGCCTCAACGCCCCCACCGTCAACAAGAGAGGTTCCACCATCGCCCAACCAGGCAGCATCAAAGATGTAATCGTCACAAGCTTCAACACCCTCAACAGCACTCACCACTACCGCATACCCAAAGCAAAGCCCCATAGCTGGAACGACACCATCAGCACACACAATCTATCCCTCAAACTCTACAACAACTACAACGGCGGGCCCATCAACGCCTACATCCAAGGCCTCGACTCCAacggcgccatcgtcttcattaCCTCAAACGGCACCCTCATCCACCCCCGCTCCAATAACTCCTCCTCCCCCATCGAGATCAAAGACAAGCTCGCCATCCCCCTCCCTCCAAAAGGCCAATCCCTCACCCTCAACATCACCACATCCCTCACCTCAGGTCGAGTCTACTTCTCCGAAGGCAATCTCAAGTTCTTCACCATCAACCTCGGCGCCGGCGACGGCCTCGTCCAGCCCTCGGTCAACAACCTCCACGACCCAAGCGCCTCCCTCAACTGGGGCTTCATCGAGCTCACGTTTCTCAGAAACGGCGCACTCTACGCAAACATCAGCTACGTCGACTTTGTCGGCCTCATCCTCAGCATGATGCTCTCCACAAAAGACGGCGGCACGCCCCAAATCACACGAGGCCTCAGGGCAAACGCCGTCTACGATCTCTGCGAGGGCTTGTTCAAACAGACCGCCAACGACGGCTATCTCTGGCTCGCAATGTGCGTCGTCGGCAAGACTGGCGATCCAGTGCGGGTGCTCTCGCCGAATTACTACCAGCGCGTCTACGCAGCTGATTTTGAAGACTACTGGCAAGACTACGTCGATACGGTATGGGAGTATTACTCGTCTCACACTCTCGCCATCGACACGCAGACACCGCTCGGCCAAGTCGAATGCCAAGTCACAAACGACACTCTATACTGCGCCGAGGACAATCGTGGCTATGCTAAGCCCACAGCTTCCGACATCTGGGGCTGCAACAGCGGCCCGTTCGGCCTCCAAGAGGGCGATAATCCCGTCCACGTCGCTGTAATTCCCCGTCTTTGCGCTGCATTTGTCCGGTCAACGCTGCTCATTCGGGGGGGAGACGTGCAGCCCAGGCTGAACTCGTCGTATCATTACTCAGTCAGCCCAACAAATCATTATAGTCGCATCGTGCATGAGCTGCAAGTAGATGGGAGAGGCTATGCATTTTCCTACGATGATGTCAATCCCAATGGACATGAGGATGTTTCGGGGCTGGTTTCTTCCGGGAATCCAGATACTTTGACGGTTTATGTGGGCGGGCCACCGAACTAAATGACAGATATCTTCATAGCTGGGGCTAGATGTGTTAAAGGCGGTGTTTAGCAGCCTAATAACATGATCATATACACGGAAATTATTCTAGAATGCATGGATCACAGTACGTGTATGCGGCATcacagctgctgttggtcgtTCGTTAGACGGACGGCTTCAAATTGAAATTAAACTCATTTATTGTACTTTGCACTATTGTGCTTTCGTAAATGACAGGCTTCGCTTCATGCTCAAAGCTTCCAAACATGGCTATGTGATGTATAACAAACAATAACCCTTGCGCCAACACGTCTCTTGCAGTAGTACGCTCCGCTATGGGATGGAATGCTAAATCAGCAAACAGTGCACAAACAAACACTGGCAACCAACACGCATAAGTTAAAAAAGCCAAGTAACTGTAGGATATGCCAAGGTAATGAGACACAGCCTCACGGACCTGAAACACGATGCCAAGGTCGTATCTTCGTATCGACCGATGTAGTAGATTTACGCTCGAATATGTGTATAGAATCAAAAGCCTTCTCAAGCCGGACTAGCATGGGATTTTTACATCCTGCGTCCAACAAGGCTCAAACGAGTGATCTTTTAGCTATTTTAATAGCTGGAAGTGGCGCGTTCATTGCGGAATGCCCAAACATGGGCGTCAATCATTTATGCAGGCGTTGTAAAGACCGGTACGACCGCGCTATTTCTGGCGAGCCGTTTTCCATGGATGGTGCCCAGGGCGAGAGATCTCGGAGTTTCaaattataaagtaaaatagATAACGACTGAGCGTGGTAATATTTCATACCAGCAGTACAAGAAACGGCAATATACACAGAGCAATGGTTGGGCTGCCAGTCCGGAGGAATGaggaagctgaagagctAGCTTTTGTTTGGGTAGGCTGAGCTCCTGATGTCTCTTGGCTACTGAGGCCTATGGCGGTTGGGGATGGTGGCTCAAACGTCGAGGTGCCCGTGGCCGCTCCAGTAGCAGAAGCAGCACTTGCATCCGTGGCGGTGGCAATACTCTTGTTCCCGGTGCCGGTGGTGGAACGCTTGGCAAATCCTGAATCATGTTAGTATTAAAGTTCCACAGGTTATTTATAGACAGATAAAAGGGGTCACTAACCAATTCGCTTCTGATCCTTGTCAAAGACGGCATAGACATTCTTCAGGAACGTATCGCCAAAGAGCCAGGAGCCTTGGACAACCTCGTAGCCGTAGACATTGCTTGTGCACTTTCCAGTGCTGTCCTTGGGGGAGATCCAGTCCTTGGGAGAGATGGCAAAGTCGACGCCAGAAAAGGTAGCGACCAGGGGAGTTGTGGTGTCGCAGGGAACAGTCCAGGTGACGCCATCCGAGCTCTGGGCTCCGTCAATGACGGCATGCAGGGCCTTGACGTTCTTGGAAGGGCCAAAGATGTAGGAGGTGCCGGTGTCGATGTAGGCATTGATACCACCGACGTTCCCCTTCTTCCCGTTATAAGACATGTCGTCCAAAGGAATAGACCAATCGGTGCCGTCGGGAATGCTGGTGTAAGTGATGGCGCCGGTATATCTTGACGGGTTGGTGGAACCAAAGGTGACTTCGCCGTCGTTGTTACCATCGGAAGCTCGGCTCAGCGCAACGGAAAAGATGCTCTTGTCGAGCAAGCCGGCGCCTTCCAGCGCGGAGAGGAAGTTTTCGTTTGCGCCGCTGTTCATGGACATGCCGAGGATGCCGTCAAAGGCAAAGTGGACAAAGTCGGAAGACGTGTTGGAGGCCAGACCGAACTGATACGTCAAGCTCATACCCGCCACGCTGATGGTGTCGTTGACCAATGAACCGCTGACAGCTCCAGATCCATAGGCAATGTTGAAGGTTTGCGAGCTGGTTTTGAGGGAGCTCGAGTCGCTGGGCCCAAAGGAATCGTGCAAAGCGCAGGCCGGAGATGTGCAGCCCGTACCCATCACCCAGCTGGAACCGGCACCGGTATCGAGCAACATGTACATCTTGGTCTTCTGCGAGCCAAGTTCTGCCTGGACAAAGTACGAGTAGTCGGTGCCGTCTTGGTCGAGGCCGGCAGTGTCTGGCGCGTTGGGATCCGCGGCCTGCATGATGTTGAACTGGTTGTCTCGCTTGGCGATGTTGGAGTCCGTATTCGAGCTGGAAGCATCGTCGCCGCTGCCGTATTTGTGAGAGAGTAGAGCGGCTTGCCATGCAGCCTTTTGTTCTTGTGATACGGGAGCCTTGAAGAGCATGATGGTCAGCACAGACGACGGAATATGGGTACATGATGTGCAGTCTCAACCAAACTTACCCGTCTTGACGCTCTTCGCTTGATATCAAACGTCACACCGTCCTCTACACTCCTCCTCGCCTCACCGGCATGTttctcctcaatctccttcagccatggtggtgTATACGGATAGAAAGCCAGCGCACCCGAAGCAAAAAGGGCCAGCGGGGCCAGCAAGACGGTATTGGAGCGCATGTTGAACGAAtcacagcagctgcaatACTCGACGGGGAAGTAATTAGGTGATTAGATATTACGCATATAACATTGCCAGATTAAAacggagatggaaaagatggGACGGAAACACGACAGTgggaagaacaagagcaaatCAGTTGCAGAGAGAAACAGGTGGTGCAGCAGAACGAATCGAATCGATCGCTAGTAGGCAGACAAGGAAAGTCGGAAAAGGAAGCTGGTAAAAAGAGAGTGATGCAGATGCCGAAacaagcaaaaacaaaaagatgCGCTAATATTAATGATGGACGATGGGTGGGAAATATTAAGGGCAGTAGAGtaagaatattaaaaaatGGAATAAATATGACAGGTGACCAAAGAAAACTGGCAAGTCTATGGTAcggggaggagagagagaggaaaaaggaagagataAGGATAGAGAGAGGAGGCGAGAAAGAGGATGGCAAAAGGCAGAGACCGCAGCCAAATTGAGCGCGGAGTCGTGCATATATTATGGAGCTTCGCAGCTAAGATCAATGGCCTGCAGCACCGCAGTGCAGTATATCGGCGATTTTCAGTGGAGAAGCGCGAAAGGAGGGCTTGGTTGCAGAAGCGAGATGCGCGTCGAAATTAATGAaacctcttttttccttgctcCGGGAGGGGCCCTGGCCCGGTTCAAGTACTAGACGGTCTAGCGGGCAGCTACAGCGGGCTTAGCGGGCATTAGCGGGCCGTGAGGCCTGGAGCACCGATGCTGCGCTGCTGGTCTGGTGGATGGGCGcggggaaaaaaaacgcaCCATGGCGAGTCAGCTGCAGGCTGGAATTGCTGACACATGCAGCGTCGGTACCATCGTTTTGGGTCTTGCTGCAGTGGATGATATCAAGCTCGTTGATCTCGACATGAGTCGACACGAGGCTGGGCGGCCTGATGCGCAGGTCGCAGAGTTGAGCTGGTCATCTGCTGCGTGTTAAAGCCATGTTTCGAACCGGCTTTTCGCTAATCTGCATCGCCTgcatcctttttttcttttgtgttt is a window from the Trichoderma atroviride chromosome 5, complete sequence genome containing:
- a CDS encoding uncharacterized protein (MEROPS:MER0078983~TransMembrane:1 (n5-15c20/21o493-512i)~SECRETED:SignalP(1-20)), with the protein product MRSNTVLLAPLALFASGALAFYPYTPPWLKEIEEKHAGEARRSVEDGVTFDIKRRASRRAPVSQEQKAAWQAALLSHKYGSGDDASSSNTDSNIAKRDNQFNIMQAADPNAPDTAGLDQDGTDYSYFVQAELGSQKTKMYMLLDTGAGSSWVMGTGCTSPACALHDSFGPSDSSSLKTSSQTFNIAYGSGAVSGSLVNDTISVAGMSLTYQFGLASNTSSDFVHFAFDGILGMSMNSGANENFLSALEGAGLLDKSIFSVALSRASDGNNDGEVTFGSTNPSRYTGAITYTSIPDGTDWSIPLDDMSYNGKKGNVGGINAYIDTGTSYIFGPSKNVKALHAVIDGAQSSDGVTWTVPCDTTTPLVATFSGVDFAISPKDWISPKDSTGKCTSNVYGYEVVQGSWLFGDTFLKNVYAVFDKDQKRIGFAKRSTTGTGNKSIATATDASAASATGAATGTSTFEPPSPTAIGLSSQETSGAQPTQTKASSSASSFLRTGSPTIALCILPFLVLLV
- a CDS encoding uncharacterized protein (EggNog:ENOG41~SECRETED:SignalP(1-20)~CAZy:GH64), which gives rise to MHLNMHHPILLSAFISIASSLRLNAPTVNKRGSTIAQPGSIKDVIVTSFNTLNSTHHYRIPKAKPHSWNDTISTHNLSLKLYNNYNGGPINAYIQGLDSNGAIVFITSNGTLIHPRSNNSSSPIEIKDKLAIPLPPKGQSLTLNITTSLTSGRVYFSEGNLKFFTINLGAGDGLVQPSVNNLHDPSASLNWGFIELTFLRNGALYANISYVDFVGLILSMMLSTKDGGTPQITRGLRANAVYDLCEGLFKQTANDGYLWLAMCVVGKTGDPVRVLSPNYYQRVYAADFEDYWQDYVDTVWEYYSSHTLAIDTQTPLGQVECQVTNDTLYCAEDNRGYAKPTASDIWGCNSGPFGLQEGDNPVHVAVIPRLCAAFVRSTLLIRGGDVQPRLNSSYHYSVSPTNHYSRIVHELQVDGRGYAFSYDDVNPNGHEDVSGLVSSGNPDTLTVYVGGPPN
- a CDS encoding uncharacterized protein (EggNog:ENOG41) produces the protein MSSKTAQNEEDPFEMYDLDSGRKLLHEYSGIPNEDVKNHVELIQTKALQVRPYPCIRRYRFLDLIMKTTDVYLEVLDRVKNGEKFMDLGCCFGQEIRQLVHDGAPSVNTYGSDLWGDFLSIGYELFKDKDRLQTTFIAADVFDDSSPLVELAGKMNIIYVGDFFHLFSLEEQEKAAMRVAQLLAAQPGSLIIGRQSGSETAGKFSRAGDTSGRKHFQHNPQSWKELWERIGEKNGTAWTAEVDLCPEFKFKSVPEEKSSEVQRLMSVKGLRYTIRRL
- a CDS encoding uncharacterized protein (EggNog:ENOG41~TransMembrane:2 (o342-362i374-401o)) produces the protein MDSLIFRALMGLSFPQDSREEVQSESSVIKIQIDPVGSSEDMICVESLEQSQRGIDRIVGRFVPKNKFKSPPEIVENSATGFRAATRQWRDANPRPWCILEGYHIFDSGLSKSTIVSKAFRYMKKELAEISGQSDLLWRRTVRRLQLESDHDGVLRALIVCETYSAKSVATKIRNNSLLLAPTKRFLTEFRQLGEIYRPRRTSRNLEQIFQLQLHHANLNLFSDFLQSFATDYAAPRMFMFDSREVELRRWNLKAIMTDSHLYRQFSSLGAELTTTTESLLDIVLALEDSARQDVTELTVLGAEIRGCSKDIMTRLSRLSDDLDHNLQLLRLSKDMNQSGNVQMLTLLATIFLPLSLSAGVLSMQSRFKDLGDLLYDFFGVVVLLGAGGCTFGNGYAFIFLDERTGEQTLQVPLVQGHTTSCNLANDIWHHVHTGRPRAGIFSGGHVQGRGTWSKDSGLRNRRGDWRIGGDSIWNSFGVLVS